The following coding sequences lie in one Danio rerio strain Tuebingen ecotype United States chromosome 3, GRCz12tu, whole genome shotgun sequence genomic window:
- the rras gene encoding ras-related protein R-Ras, whose product MSTEERYKLVVVGGGGVGKSALTIQFIQSYFVSDYDPTIEDSYTKICTVDGKETRLDILDTAGQEEFGAMREQYMRSGEGFLLVFALNDSGSYNEIQKFHTQILRVKDRDDFPMVLVGNKSDLDQQRVISKEEAMTFARENRIHYMESSAKNRHNVDEAFMEVVRAIRKFQETESPPLPANHTGKQKSGGCPCTLL is encoded by the exons ATGTCAACGGAAGAAAGATACAAGTTGGTGGTTGTGGGCGGTGGAGGTGTGGGGAAAAGCGCCCTCACCATTCAGTTCATCCAG TCGTACTTTGTGTCTGACTACGACCCAACCATTGAAGACTCTTACACTAAAATCTGCACCGTGGACGGGAAGGAGACACGATTAGACA TCCTCGACACAGCAGGGCAAGAGGAGTTTGGAGCCATGAGAGAGCAGTACATGCGCTCTGGAGAGGGCTTCTTACTGGTGTTTGCTCTTAATGACAGTGGCAG TTATAACGAAATTCAGAAATTTCACACTCAGATATTACGGGTTAAGGATCGAGATGACTTTCCTATGGTTCTTGTTGGCAACAAATCAGATCTTGACCAGCAGAGAGTG ATCTCAAAAGAGGAAGCCATGACGTTTGCCCGAGAAAACAGGATCCACTATATGGAATCATCAGCCAAGAACCGTCACAACGTGGATGAAGCCTTCATGGAGGTTGTGCGAGCAATAAG GAAGTTTCAGGAGACAGAGAGTCCACCGCTTCCCGCTAATCATACAGGGAAGCAGAAGAGTGGTGGCTGTCCCTGCACCCTACTCTGA